The DNA sequence TTCCGAGCACGAGCGCCTCGCCGTTGGGGCCGCGGCCAAGTGAACGGAAGCTGTAGCTGGTGCCGAGTTCCACCAATTTCAGCTCACCTGACTCGGTGTTGGTCAAGGTGACCCGAGTGGGCCGTTCGAGCTCTGCATCTTTGTCCACCTTGTAGTCGCCCAGCACCACCGGTGAAGACTCCGACCCAGCCTGATTTCCGATTCGGCCGTAGGGATCAGGGCTGGTGACCTTTCGAATGTCATTGCCCCGCACCACAAGCAGGCCATCCTGGCATCCGAAAGCGAGTGTTCCGTCGGCGGCCATCGCCTCACCGTGGACACCCGGGCACTGGTCGTTGGTCGCCAGCACCGCGTTGTCCGGCCCCAGGATCTGGATGCCGTTACGCGACTCCTCGGTGCCGACAGTGGTCACCAAGGTGCCGTCTTCTCGTGCGACCGCAACACCGTGATGCGGAGGAACCTGATGCTTTTCCGACTCGGCGTTGCCGCGGGACAGCTCCGCGGGGGTACGACGTCGATCTCGCCGGTGCCGTCAGAGAACAAGGTGATCCGGCCATCATGTGGCACCACGTGGCCCGGCTCCTCGCCGCCGAACTTCAGGTCGGTCATTGCCGGCGGGGCAGTGTAGTAATGGCCATGATCGCCGTGCTGGCGCGTCCACGTTCCCATGTCGAAGACGGTGAAACCGTCCGACTGCGAGACGAACAGGTGCCGTCCGTCATCGGCCGGATTGAGCCGGATGAACCCTTCGGTCTCCACCTCACCCACCGGCTCGAGCGACTCGGCATCGAGTACCTCGATGCCGTTCTCGTGTGTGTATGCCAACCGAGGTGTGGCCGATTGTTGTTCGACGGCAGACGAAGCCGCCACCGAACTCTGGGTTGAAGTCGAATCACTGGAACCGCCATCACTTCCGCATGCGGCAAGCAAGCCAACCGCCGAAAGGAGCGACACGATCTGTGGAGCACGAGTAAATTTCACGATTTGATGATCCTCGGTAATGATAATCATTGTCAAAACGCGATACATGCATGTGCAGACCACAAAAACGCCCCCGGCCAGAAAGGCCGGGGGCGTTCTTGTCAGTGCTCTATCAGGCGTTACCGGACAGCTTCTCGCGCAGAGCAGCGAGCTGCTCGTCGCTGGCAAGCGATCCACCACTCTTCGGCGCCGACGACGACGAGGAGGACGTCGCGGATGCGGCGTCACCACCGACCTTGTCAGCGGAATCCGACGAGTAGTCGGTCGGAGCGTTGGCAGCGGCCTCGGCGGCAGCGGCGAACTTCTCCATCTGAGCGGTGTGCATCTTGTGGCGACGCTCGGCCTCGGCGTAGCGCGACTCCCACGCTTCCCGCTGCTTCTCGAAACCTTCGAGCCATTCGTTGGTCTCGGAGTCGAAGCCCTCGGGGAAGATGTAGTTGCCCTGCTCGTCGTAGCTGTCGGCCATGCCGTACTTCGACGGGTCGAACTCTTCGGTGTAGTCCTCGTTGGCCTGCTTGAGGCTCAACGAGATCCGGCGACGTTCGAGGTCGATGTCGATGACCTTGACCATCGCGTCGTCGCCGACTGCGACAACCTGATCCGGCACCTCGACGTGGCGCTCGGCCAGCTCCGAGATGTGGACGAGGCCTTCGATGCCCTCTTCGACGCGCACGAACGCACCGAACGGAACCAGCTTGGTGACCTTACCCGGCACGATCTGCCCGATGGCATGCGTGCGGGCGAACTGACGCCACGGATCTTCCTGAGTTGCCTTGAGCGACAACGAGACACGCTCGCGGTCGAGATCGACGTCGAGAACCTCGACGGTGACCTCGTCGCCCACTGCGACAACCTCGGACGGATGATCGATGTGCTTCCAAGACAGCTCGGAGACGTGCACCAGGCCGTCGACGCCGCCGAGATCGACGAAGGCGCCGAAGTTGACGATCGAGGACACGACGCCCTTGCGGACCTGGCCCTTCTGGAGCTGGTGCAGGAACTCGCTGCGCACCTCGGACTGCGTCTGCTCCAGCCACGCACGGCGCGACAGGACGACGTTGTTCCGGTTCTTGTCCAGCTCGATGATCTTGGCTTCGATCTCCTTGCCGATGTACGGCTGCAGATCGCGCACGCGACGCATCTCCACCAGCGATGCGGGGAGGAATCCGCGCAGACCGATGTCCAGGATCAGGCCGCCCTTGACGACCTCGATGACGGTGCCCTTGACGGCCTCGTCCTTTTCCTTGAGCTCTTCGATGGTGCCCCACGCACGCTCGTACTGAGCGCGCTTCTTGGACAGGATCAACCGACCCTCTTTGTCCTCCTTGGTGAGGACGAGTGCTTCCACCTCATCGCCGACGCTGACAACCTCGCTGGGGTCGACGTCGTGCTTGATGGACAGTTCGCGGGACGGGATCACTCCCTCGGTCTTGTAACCGATGTCGAGCAGCACTTCGTCGCGGTCAACCTTGACGATGGTGCCCTCGACGATGTCGCCATCATTGAAGTACTTGATAGTGGCATCGATGGCGGCAAGAAAATCCTCAGCCGAGCCGATATCGTTAACGGCTACTTGTGGTGAGGTAATGGTCGTGGACGGCATATGTTAGATGGCTCCGGACAGGTTGGGTTGTAGGGACAGTAATGCGGGATCAACAGTGGCCACAGATGAGTGACCGGCATGAAGAACCACGCGGGCTCAGGCACGCGCGTGTCTGAGGATACGCCAGGCCCGCTGGGCTGGGCAAATACCCCGAAACCACAACCCCTGATGCGCACCAGAATCGACTCGCGAACCAGCGTATCGGCGAATCGCCGCTGGTGGGACGCCGATGCGGAGAATTACCACGAGGAGCA is a window from the Williamsia sp. DF01-3 genome containing:
- the rpsA gene encoding 30S ribosomal protein S1, with translation MPSTTITSPQVAVNDIGSAEDFLAAIDATIKYFNDGDIVEGTIVKVDRDEVLLDIGYKTEGVIPSRELSIKHDVDPSEVVSVGDEVEALVLTKEDKEGRLILSKKRAQYERAWGTIEELKEKDEAVKGTVIEVVKGGLILDIGLRGFLPASLVEMRRVRDLQPYIGKEIEAKIIELDKNRNNVVLSRRAWLEQTQSEVRSEFLHQLQKGQVRKGVVSSIVNFGAFVDLGGVDGLVHVSELSWKHIDHPSEVVAVGDEVTVEVLDVDLDRERVSLSLKATQEDPWRQFARTHAIGQIVPGKVTKLVPFGAFVRVEEGIEGLVHISELAERHVEVPDQVVAVGDDAMVKVIDIDLERRRISLSLKQANEDYTEEFDPSKYGMADSYDEQGNYIFPEGFDSETNEWLEGFEKQREAWESRYAEAERRHKMHTAQMEKFAAAAEAAANAPTDYSSDSADKVGGDAASATSSSSSSAPKSGGSLASDEQLAALREKLSGNA